The following proteins are encoded in a genomic region of Ignavibacteria bacterium:
- a CDS encoding type II toxin-antitoxin system HicB family antitoxin — protein MSKYEIIIYWSDDDNAFIAEVPELSGCM, from the coding sequence ATGAGTAAATATGAAATCATAATTTATTGGAGCGATGATGATAACGCATTTATCGCAGAAGTTCCGGAATTGTCGGGATGTATGG